Proteins from one Chitinophaga oryzae genomic window:
- a CDS encoding RagB/SusD family nutrient uptake outer membrane protein, with protein MTYHKLTAFGSAICRKLTPFAAAGLMMMSVASCEKQLEEDPYSYYASNTFFKNVNQATMATMGVYDVLGEQSTYGFYLSLAYAIDTDIAQVQGNVLNDEKRILAHYGVSPTHPWLRETWRMLYIGIDRANLVIQRIPEMELYKNGTEDQKKTLARLLGEAQFLRALYYFDLVRLWGDVPLKTTPTQSPTEQLQLPRTDREKVYDQIITDLKAAAATVPWNSAKGQDERVSKGAVKGILARVYLYRGGYSLRQDGTMKRPDNYRQYYDSALTQTKAVIASGEHSLNTSYEQVFRNYCSLKLEPKESMFEAALFNPLGQASNSGVIGTWNSPLCDAASPYGRANSFYVTHPLFQKTFEKDDLRRDVAVATFQIDKNGNTVPLTGTADAKWAPGKWRRNWQGTSPKDPNNTDINWVLLRYADVLLMQAEAENEVNGPTQLAYSAVNEVRHRAGLPDLTPGLAQAAFFNALVDERAHELCFEGFRKWDLIRWNMLGAKIRATQTALKAYRANFPYVAGDNFQDGKHELFPIPQRERDENPTLTQNPKY; from the coding sequence ATGACTTACCATAAACTGACTGCCTTTGGTAGTGCCATATGCCGGAAGCTAACGCCGTTTGCGGCCGCCGGGCTGATGATGATGTCCGTTGCCTCCTGTGAGAAGCAACTGGAAGAAGATCCATACTCCTATTATGCTTCCAATACCTTCTTCAAAAACGTAAACCAGGCCACCATGGCCACCATGGGCGTGTATGACGTTTTAGGGGAACAAAGCACCTACGGTTTTTACCTGTCGCTGGCCTACGCCATCGATACCGACATCGCACAGGTACAGGGCAACGTGCTGAATGATGAAAAACGGATCCTGGCCCACTATGGCGTGTCTCCCACCCATCCGTGGCTGCGGGAAACATGGCGCATGTTGTATATCGGCATCGACCGTGCCAACCTGGTGATCCAGCGAATCCCGGAGATGGAACTCTATAAAAACGGAACGGAAGACCAGAAAAAAACACTGGCCCGCCTGCTGGGCGAAGCCCAATTTCTGCGCGCATTGTACTACTTCGACCTGGTAAGATTATGGGGAGACGTACCCCTGAAAACCACCCCCACCCAGTCACCCACCGAGCAATTACAGCTGCCCCGGACAGACCGGGAAAAGGTATACGACCAGATCATTACCGATCTGAAAGCCGCTGCTGCCACCGTGCCCTGGAATTCGGCCAAAGGACAGGACGAACGGGTAAGCAAAGGCGCAGTAAAAGGTATCCTGGCACGCGTGTACCTCTATCGTGGCGGTTACTCCCTCCGCCAGGACGGTACCATGAAACGTCCCGACAACTACCGCCAGTATTACGACAGCGCGCTCACACAGACCAAAGCTGTTATCGCCTCCGGCGAACATTCCCTGAACACCAGCTATGAGCAGGTGTTCCGTAACTATTGTTCGCTGAAGCTGGAACCCAAAGAGAGCATGTTCGAAGCAGCGCTTTTCAACCCGCTGGGACAAGCCTCCAACAGCGGCGTGATCGGCACCTGGAACAGCCCGTTGTGCGACGCTGCCAGCCCCTACGGCCGCGCCAATTCCTTCTACGTCACTCATCCGCTGTTTCAGAAAACCTTTGAAAAAGACGATCTCCGTAGAGACGTAGCCGTGGCGACCTTCCAGATCGACAAAAACGGCAATACCGTACCGCTGACCGGTACCGCCGATGCCAAATGGGCTCCCGGGAAGTGGCGGCGCAACTGGCAGGGTACTTCTCCCAAAGATCCCAACAACACAGATATTAACTGGGTGCTGCTGCGTTATGCCGATGTGCTGCTGATGCAGGCCGAAGCAGAAAATGAAGTGAACGGCCCCACACAGTTGGCCTACAGCGCCGTCAATGAAGTACGCCACAGGGCCGGCCTGCCGGATTTAACGCCCGGCCTGGCACAAGCGGCTTTCTTTAACGCACTCGTGGATGAAAGAGCGCATGAGCTGTGCTTCGAAGGTTTCCGCAAATGGGACCTGATCCGCTGGAACATGCTGGGCGCTAAAATCCGTGCTACGCAGACCGCCCTGAAAGCCTACCGCGCCAATTTCCCCTACGTGGCAGGCGACAACTTCCAGGATGGTAAACACGAACTTTTCCCCATCCCGCAACGCGAGCGCGACGAAAACCCAACCCTCACCCAAAACCCAAAATACTGA
- a CDS encoding SusC/RagA family TonB-linked outer membrane protein, which produces MRTTILPLLIVMLGAGLLYGRDARAQKSLNARITISLHHEPVEQALEHITDLTGLRFSYTTNLFLSYPELNGTFVNEKLSTVLEKVLAPAGVIFEPLGKQYIILKAKPRSSGLEYLAAGELEALSKDIPLAIDTGITVTGKITDAAGNPLPGVAVHIQGTSKGVSSAASGQFKIVAPKGEVLVFSLMGYRKMHLTVSDNAPVKMTLQEDVKGLDEVVVVGYGTVKRRDLTGSIASVKGSDLAKVPVQNVAQALAGRAAGVQVSAAEGSPGAGISIKIRGGGSITQSNEPLYVIDGFPQTDGLSFLDPTDIENIEVLKDASATAIYGARGANGVVLVTTKKGVSGRTQVSYDMYYGGKQVTSKIDMMTPYDYVLMDYERSMGDPDLLQKFTTRYGAFSELKTLYEGRPGIDWQQQMYGGNATTQYHKIGASGGNKNTRFNLFYSFNNEQGIMVNSGAKKNVAKLSIDHSDNNRLKVSASVTYTTQNIYGSGTSEGENRFNKLMNILQYRPTIGKSGNDIDLVNVDEDPALQDDNGNVMQNPRTNAFAEYRSTDLKALYLNGALEYKLLKNLTYKGVVGLKANNRDANLFNGDRSVNARRTGGPNGSIGLTQGSSWNYSNTLTFDKTFHKKHKLNLLIGQEQLYATSRFVEASAAKFPNGDIGLDDLSQGALAGIPRSFRDDEKLISFFGRANYSYKDRYLVTASMRADGSSKFGSGNKFGYFPSVALAWRAIEENFMKQQHLLSDLKFRLSYGQSGNNRINNYLSLSLLGTNYYPLNDQPVIGVGSTTLPNPNLKWETTVSQNIGADIGFLDQRIQLTADYYRNNTRDLLLNAQVPYLSGYTAVLKNIGETSNQGLELTLNTVNISKKQFEWRTIFNISFNKNKVKALAGPSFFYGESGYGALKEGDYLVQVGSPVGLMYGYKSDGVYQVSDFDYDPATQKYTLKPGIPYNPNDYPKPGYLKLQDVSGPGGKTDGLITSDDRTVIGDATPKHYGGITNTFSYKGFDLSVFINWMYGNKIYNANKLVNSQTYLAYRNAYAYIKDRWSTIDGNGNKITDPAQLAEVNNGKTIPSLEGSGRDLKFYDQMVEDGSFLRINNISLGYNLPKSLLGRVKVNSCRLYFTAYNIHTFTSYSGYDPEVSTRNQGGITPGVDFGAYPRSRSYTVGANVAF; this is translated from the coding sequence ATGCGAACTACCATTCTACCTTTACTTATCGTGATGCTGGGGGCGGGCCTGTTGTATGGCAGGGACGCCCGCGCGCAGAAATCGCTGAATGCACGTATCACCATCTCGCTTCATCATGAGCCGGTAGAACAGGCGCTGGAGCATATCACCGACCTTACGGGCCTTCGTTTTTCCTATACGACCAATCTTTTTCTATCTTACCCGGAGCTGAACGGCACTTTCGTCAACGAGAAACTCAGTACCGTGCTGGAGAAAGTCCTCGCCCCTGCCGGCGTGATCTTTGAACCCCTCGGTAAACAATACATCATTCTGAAAGCCAAACCCAGGAGCAGCGGGCTCGAATACCTGGCTGCCGGTGAACTGGAAGCGCTTTCCAAAGACATCCCGCTGGCGATAGATACCGGTATCACCGTTACCGGCAAAATCACTGATGCCGCCGGCAACCCGCTTCCGGGCGTGGCGGTGCACATACAGGGTACCTCCAAAGGCGTTTCCTCCGCCGCCAGCGGCCAGTTTAAAATAGTAGCTCCCAAAGGGGAAGTCCTGGTGTTTTCGTTGATGGGTTACCGTAAGATGCACCTTACCGTGAGCGACAATGCCCCGGTGAAGATGACACTGCAGGAAGATGTAAAAGGGCTGGATGAAGTAGTAGTGGTAGGCTACGGCACTGTTAAACGCCGCGACCTTACCGGCTCCATCGCCTCCGTTAAAGGCAGCGACCTGGCCAAAGTGCCGGTACAGAACGTGGCGCAGGCCCTCGCAGGCCGCGCCGCAGGTGTGCAGGTATCCGCGGCAGAAGGTTCCCCGGGCGCAGGCATCTCCATTAAAATAAGAGGTGGCGGCTCCATCACCCAAAGTAATGAGCCCCTTTATGTGATCGACGGATTCCCGCAAACAGACGGCCTCAGCTTCCTCGATCCCACCGACATCGAAAATATTGAAGTCCTGAAAGACGCCTCCGCTACTGCCATCTACGGCGCCCGCGGCGCCAACGGCGTAGTGCTGGTGACCACCAAAAAAGGCGTCAGCGGCCGCACACAGGTATCCTACGATATGTACTACGGCGGCAAACAGGTGACCAGCAAGATCGATATGATGACGCCCTACGATTACGTGCTGATGGACTATGAAAGAAGCATGGGCGACCCCGACCTCCTGCAGAAATTCACCACCCGCTACGGCGCCTTCAGCGAGCTGAAAACACTGTACGAAGGCAGACCGGGCATCGACTGGCAGCAACAGATGTATGGCGGCAATGCCACCACACAGTACCATAAAATCGGCGCCAGCGGCGGCAATAAAAACACCCGCTTCAACCTGTTCTACTCCTTCAATAATGAACAGGGCATCATGGTCAACAGCGGCGCCAAAAAGAACGTTGCCAAACTGAGCATCGACCACAGCGACAACAACCGGCTGAAAGTATCCGCCAGCGTGACTTATACCACCCAGAACATCTATGGCAGCGGCACCTCCGAAGGCGAAAACCGGTTCAACAAACTGATGAACATCCTGCAATACCGTCCCACTATCGGTAAAAGCGGCAATGACATCGATCTCGTAAATGTTGACGAAGATCCCGCTCTCCAGGACGACAACGGCAACGTGATGCAAAATCCGCGTACCAACGCCTTCGCAGAATACCGCAGCACCGACCTGAAAGCCCTGTACCTCAACGGCGCGCTGGAATACAAGCTGCTCAAAAATCTGACTTATAAAGGCGTCGTGGGACTGAAAGCCAACAACCGCGATGCGAATTTATTCAACGGCGACCGGTCCGTTAACGCCCGCCGCACCGGTGGCCCCAACGGCTCCATCGGCCTTACACAGGGCAGCAGCTGGAACTACTCCAATACACTGACTTTCGACAAAACCTTCCATAAAAAACATAAACTGAACCTACTGATCGGCCAGGAGCAGCTTTATGCCACCTCCCGCTTCGTGGAAGCCAGCGCCGCTAAATTTCCAAATGGCGACATTGGCCTCGACGATCTCTCACAGGGCGCACTGGCAGGCATCCCCCGCTCCTTCCGTGACGACGAGAAACTGATCTCTTTCTTCGGCAGGGCCAACTACAGCTACAAAGACCGCTACCTTGTAACGGCCAGTATGCGCGCCGACGGCTCTTCCAAATTCGGCTCGGGCAACAAATTCGGCTACTTCCCCTCTGTAGCGCTGGCATGGCGTGCTATTGAGGAGAACTTCATGAAACAGCAACACCTGCTGTCCGACCTGAAGTTCCGCCTGAGCTATGGCCAGTCGGGTAACAACCGTATCAATAACTATCTATCCCTGTCCCTCCTGGGCACCAACTATTACCCGCTGAACGATCAACCGGTCATCGGCGTAGGCTCCACTACCCTGCCCAATCCCAACCTGAAATGGGAAACCACCGTCTCCCAGAACATCGGTGCAGACATCGGTTTCCTCGACCAGCGGATACAACTGACAGCGGACTATTACCGCAATAATACCCGCGACCTCCTCCTGAATGCACAGGTGCCCTATCTCTCCGGTTACACCGCTGTGTTGAAAAATATCGGCGAAACCAGTAACCAGGGGTTAGAGCTGACCCTGAACACTGTCAACATCAGCAAAAAACAGTTTGAGTGGCGGACAATCTTCAACATCTCCTTTAACAAAAACAAAGTGAAAGCGCTGGCCGGCCCCAGTTTCTTCTACGGCGAATCCGGCTACGGCGCGCTGAAAGAAGGCGATTACCTGGTGCAGGTAGGCTCGCCTGTAGGGCTCATGTACGGTTATAAATCCGACGGCGTGTACCAGGTCAGCGATTTCGATTATGACCCGGCTACTCAGAAATATACTTTAAAGCCCGGCATCCCTTATAACCCCAACGACTATCCCAAACCCGGCTACCTGAAACTGCAGGACGTTTCCGGTCCGGGTGGCAAAACAGACGGCCTGATTACCTCAGACGACCGCACGGTGATTGGCGACGCCACCCCCAAACATTATGGCGGCATCACCAATACTTTCTCCTATAAAGGTTTTGACCTGAGCGTCTTCATCAACTGGATGTACGGCAATAAAATTTACAACGCCAACAAACTGGTGAACAGCCAGACTTACCTGGCCTACCGTAACGCCTACGCCTATATCAAAGACCGCTGGAGTACTATTGACGGGAACGGCAATAAGATCACCGATCCGGCGCAGCTGGCGGAGGTCAATAATGGAAAGACCATTCCGTCGCTCGAAGGCAGCGGCCGCGATCTCAAGTTCTACGACCAGATGGTGGAAGACGGTTCCTTCCTGCGGATCAACAATATCAGCCTGGGATACAATCTTCCCAAAAGCCTGCTGGGCCGCGTGAAGGTTAACAGCTGCCGGCTTTACTTCACTGCGTACAACATTCATACGTTCACATCTTACAGCGGTTATGATCCGGAAGTAAGCACCCGCAACCAGGGCGGCATCACGCCGGGCGTAGATTTCGGGGCCTACCCCAGAAGCCGCTCCTACACTGTGGGCGCTAATGTTGCATTTTAA
- a CDS encoding FecR family protein: MQHPPPRIRELAQKWLQGNISAAELAEFNDWYNQFDDEKLILPADSDTPAVIRERILQQLTARIQEEQPQATAAPKRNRWYAVAAAACLGGLVILAGQHYHWWSSAPVIHQVNSGMATQKVILPDSSIVWLKPGSQLQYPDHFGQDIRQVQLTGEALFEVTQRPQQPFVVEAGSYTAKVLGTSFNLRVLPATNGMELSVLTGKVAVAGGREGQPKQTAVLAARQKLVADSSQFTVKAVVPREQSLLEAGTQYNMNFHRMAFAEVIQRLEKKFNVHCQIEGEGLQHCSLTVDLTDQSLQQSLELIAATSNGRYQLQDGNITWSGEGCR, encoded by the coding sequence ATGCAACATCCACCACCAAGGATCCGTGAGTTGGCGCAGAAATGGCTGCAAGGCAATATTTCTGCAGCGGAACTCGCCGAATTCAACGACTGGTACAACCAGTTCGATGATGAAAAACTGATACTACCGGCAGACAGCGATACGCCGGCCGTTATACGGGAACGCATCCTGCAGCAGCTTACAGCGCGGATACAGGAGGAGCAGCCTCAGGCAACGGCTGCGCCTAAACGCAACAGATGGTATGCCGTGGCCGCAGCAGCCTGCCTCGGCGGCCTTGTAATACTGGCAGGGCAACATTATCACTGGTGGTCATCCGCACCCGTTATTCACCAGGTGAACAGCGGCATGGCCACACAGAAAGTCATCCTGCCCGACAGCAGCATCGTATGGCTGAAACCCGGCAGTCAACTGCAGTACCCGGACCATTTCGGGCAGGACATCCGGCAGGTACAGCTCACCGGCGAAGCACTGTTTGAAGTCACCCAGAGGCCGCAACAACCTTTCGTAGTGGAAGCCGGCAGCTACACCGCCAAAGTACTGGGCACAAGCTTTAACCTGCGGGTGCTCCCGGCCACCAATGGGATGGAACTGAGTGTGCTCACGGGTAAAGTTGCTGTAGCCGGTGGCAGGGAAGGTCAACCAAAACAAACCGCTGTACTGGCGGCAAGACAAAAACTGGTGGCAGACAGCAGCCAGTTTACCGTGAAAGCTGTTGTGCCCCGGGAGCAGTCGCTCCTCGAAGCTGGCACCCAGTACAACATGAATTTTCACCGTATGGCCTTTGCGGAAGTCATTCAGCGGCTGGAAAAGAAATTTAATGTCCACTGTCAGATAGAAGGTGAAGGACTGCAACACTGCAGCCTCACTGTAGACCTGACAGACCAGTCCCTCCAGCAGTCACTGGAACTCATTGCAGCCACCAGCAATGGCAGATACCAGCTGCAGGACGGCAACATTACCTGGAGCGGAGAAGGCTGCCGGTAA
- a CDS encoding RNA polymerase sigma factor, with protein MKELGDSVLLDKLKQNDEAAFTELYNRYWDKMYVIALNRLNNPAEAEEAVQEVFYNIWKRRAEISVTLSLPAYLATAVKYEVLNTLARQKRFLRYEKYTVYTGTAADESAGEQLQVADLQRQLQQTIRALPEQCRLVYRLSREGGYSRKEIATTLAISEKTVANHLTRALKSLRGTFTEIFRIIIFFLLTR; from the coding sequence ATGAAAGAGCTGGGGGATTCCGTATTACTCGACAAACTAAAACAGAACGATGAAGCTGCCTTTACCGAGTTATATAACCGGTACTGGGACAAGATGTACGTCATTGCGCTCAACCGGCTGAACAATCCGGCGGAAGCGGAAGAAGCCGTGCAGGAAGTCTTTTATAATATCTGGAAGCGAAGGGCGGAGATCTCCGTCACCCTTTCGCTTCCGGCTTACCTGGCCACTGCGGTGAAGTACGAAGTCCTGAACACGCTGGCGCGCCAGAAGCGTTTCCTCCGGTATGAAAAATACACGGTCTACACCGGGACTGCTGCCGATGAATCGGCCGGGGAACAGTTGCAGGTGGCCGACCTGCAGCGGCAGCTGCAACAGACTATCAGGGCCCTGCCGGAACAATGCCGCCTGGTGTACCGGCTGAGCCGCGAAGGCGGTTATTCCCGTAAAGAAATTGCCACTACGCTCGCTATCTCAGAAAAAACCGTCGCCAACCATCTCACCCGGGCGTTAAAAAGCCTCAGAGGCACCTTCACAGAGATTTTCAGAATAATTATATTTTTTTTGCTGACCCGCTAG
- a CDS encoding alpha/beta fold hydrolase, whose protein sequence is MILLHGLFGGLSNWEGVTQHFESRYDIHIPLLPIFDYHLQDNLEYLVRFLEQYVQQHGLENSVVIGNSLGGHVAILFTHRHPDKVSRLVLTGSSGLYENNNLGSYPKRGNYEYIRERVAYTFYDPAIATDALVNEVFQTTQNRIKCLRIVQTAKSAQRNYVAPILPEIQTPTLLIWGEEDRIAPPDVAREFHQLLPHATLVMLPACGHAPMMERPQEFNHILEDFLGK, encoded by the coding sequence ATGATTTTATTACACGGACTTTTCGGCGGGCTTAGCAACTGGGAAGGTGTTACACAGCATTTTGAATCACGCTATGACATTCACATTCCGTTACTTCCTATTTTCGATTACCATCTCCAGGACAATCTTGAATACCTCGTTCGCTTCCTGGAACAATACGTGCAGCAGCATGGGCTGGAAAATTCCGTTGTCATCGGCAATTCCCTCGGCGGCCATGTAGCCATCCTTTTTACACACCGTCATCCGGATAAAGTCTCCCGGCTTGTGCTGACCGGCAGCTCCGGCCTGTATGAAAATAATAACCTGGGCAGTTATCCCAAACGGGGCAACTATGAATACATCCGGGAGCGGGTGGCCTATACCTTCTACGATCCGGCTATTGCCACCGACGCTTTGGTCAACGAAGTATTCCAGACCACACAGAACAGGATAAAATGCCTGCGCATTGTGCAAACCGCCAAATCAGCGCAACGTAATTATGTGGCTCCCATTTTACCGGAGATACAGACCCCCACCCTGTTGATCTGGGGAGAGGAAGACCGTATCGCTCCGCCCGACGTGGCCCGTGAATTTCATCAATTGCTCCCCCATGCCACGCTGGTGATGCTGCCGGCCTGCGGTCATGCCCCTATGATGGAGCGCCCGCAGGAATTCAACCACATACTGGAAGACTTTCTGGGAAAGTAA
- a CDS encoding Crp/Fnr family transcriptional regulator, whose product MTTHELPSIYQRLMKKYPVVTPEEWQLLDSIAVVKHIRKGESFLRYGKVARYSAFVLSGMFKFSILDDEGNEKIVRFGFADDFLANCESYNKKAPSAVSITAIEDAVILRINIKKLQPLYDLHMNLLHVNLQLFQEMTEQQSEHQYILSLKTPLQRYRFLLERRPAIIQKISLTNIARYLYTSREALSRARLYLLDQSRNFCD is encoded by the coding sequence ATGACAACTCATGAGCTTCCTTCTATATATCAGCGGCTGATGAAAAAATATCCGGTAGTCACCCCGGAAGAATGGCAGCTGCTGGACAGTATCGCCGTAGTAAAACATATCCGTAAAGGAGAGTCTTTTCTGCGGTATGGTAAAGTGGCCCGCTATTCCGCTTTTGTGCTCTCGGGCATGTTCAAATTCTCTATCCTCGACGATGAAGGCAACGAAAAAATTGTCCGCTTTGGTTTTGCCGACGATTTCCTGGCCAACTGCGAAAGCTATAATAAAAAGGCGCCGTCGGCCGTCAGCATTACCGCCATCGAAGACGCCGTGATCTTACGGATCAATATTAAGAAGTTACAGCCATTGTACGACCTCCATATGAACCTGCTGCATGTGAACCTTCAGCTCTTCCAGGAGATGACAGAACAACAGTCGGAGCATCAGTATATCCTGTCCCTTAAAACACCGCTGCAACGGTACCGGTTCCTGCTGGAAAGGCGCCCCGCCATTATCCAGAAAATATCGCTGACCAACATCGCCCGTTACCTCTACACCAGCCGGGAAGCCTTGAGCAGAGCGCGTTTATACCTGCTGGACCAGTCCCGCAACTTTTGTGATTGA
- a CDS encoding NAD-dependent epimerase/dehydratase family protein, with protein MNELRQLKVIVTGASGMVGEGVLHECLHHPQVGRVLIISRKPCGISHPKLTELIHQDFLELSPIAAQLRGYDACYFCLGVSSLGVSHEAYYHLTYTLTMRVAGVLSEQNSDMIFCYVSGAGTDNTEKGPRAWARVKGKTENDLMKLPFAKVYAFRPGFIRPTKGLKNTHTFYRFINWLYPIGRMVRPNYFCTLRELGRAMVHVTLQGYPRQIIDGKDIIRLARSGGE; from the coding sequence ATGAACGAACTCCGGCAACTGAAAGTGATTGTTACCGGTGCCAGCGGTATGGTGGGTGAAGGAGTGCTTCATGAATGCCTGCATCACCCGCAGGTAGGGCGCGTGCTGATCATCAGCCGCAAGCCATGCGGCATCAGCCATCCCAAACTGACAGAACTGATCCATCAGGACTTCCTGGAGCTGTCTCCCATTGCAGCGCAGCTGCGGGGTTACGATGCCTGTTATTTCTGTCTCGGCGTATCTTCTCTGGGCGTCAGCCACGAGGCTTATTACCATCTTACCTACACCCTCACCATGCGGGTGGCCGGCGTGCTGAGCGAGCAGAACAGCGATATGATTTTCTGTTATGTATCCGGCGCGGGTACAGACAACACTGAAAAAGGACCACGTGCCTGGGCCCGCGTAAAAGGCAAAACCGAAAACGATCTGATGAAGCTGCCGTTCGCGAAGGTGTATGCTTTCCGGCCGGGATTTATCAGGCCAACCAAAGGATTAAAAAATACCCATACTTTTTACCGGTTCATCAACTGGTTGTACCCCATCGGCCGCATGGTGCGGCCTAATTACTTCTGCACGCTGCGCGAGCTGGGACGGGCCATGGTGCATGTCACCCTGCAGGGCTATCCCCGGCAGATCATCGATGGCAAAGACATCATCCGGCTGGCCCGAAGCGGGGGTGAATAA
- a CDS encoding aminotransferase-like domain-containing protein: MKKDFLYSQIAQNIAALIRSGVLKPGDKLPSIRTICQEQGISMNTAKRVYLELESKALVISRPQSGYFVTEGAYRQLPLPAASKPSEKDSRSIPDQLISKIYGGPARKGITLLSIGVPAPGLLPVAKLNKCLLKASRELKDSSIGYEPLAGSERLRQAIAKRSFMWGGRLSSDDIVTTNGGLNAISLCMQALTKSGDTIATESPLFSGILQLAQSLGLRVLELPTHPQTGVDIKALKSVVKNINLCLLVSNFSTPLGCCMPDEHKKEVVTLLEQHHVPLIEDDLYSDLYFGPSRPVSCKTFDKTGNVLWCGSVSKTLAPGYRVGWVAPGRYKEQVLRLKYVHMLANPTLTQEATALFLESGGYDLHLRKLRDTLYTNYLHYTNTIAAHFPEGTRISRPQGGLSLWVELRKGIDTVELYEQAIRQKISIAPGRMFTLQPQFDNCLRLSFGLPWSEQLQRKLQQLGRIACNL; the protein is encoded by the coding sequence ATGAAGAAGGATTTCCTATATAGCCAGATAGCACAGAATATTGCAGCGTTAATCCGCAGCGGTGTATTAAAACCGGGCGACAAGCTGCCATCTATCCGGACCATCTGCCAGGAACAGGGTATCAGTATGAATACGGCCAAACGTGTTTATCTTGAACTGGAAAGCAAAGCGCTGGTCATCTCGCGGCCGCAATCCGGTTATTTCGTCACCGAAGGCGCCTACCGGCAGCTTCCTCTCCCTGCGGCCAGCAAACCTTCCGAAAAAGACAGCCGTTCCATACCGGACCAGCTGATCAGCAAAATATACGGAGGCCCGGCACGCAAAGGCATCACCTTGCTTTCTATTGGCGTGCCTGCGCCCGGACTGTTGCCGGTAGCCAAACTCAATAAGTGCCTCCTGAAAGCTTCACGCGAATTAAAAGACAGCAGCATCGGCTATGAACCGCTGGCAGGCAGTGAGCGGCTGCGGCAGGCGATAGCAAAACGCAGCTTTATGTGGGGAGGCAGGCTGTCGTCCGACGACATCGTTACCACCAATGGCGGCCTGAATGCCATCAGCCTGTGCATGCAGGCGCTCACCAAAAGCGGCGATACCATCGCCACGGAAAGCCCGCTGTTTTCCGGTATCCTCCAACTGGCGCAAAGCTTGGGGCTCCGGGTGCTGGAGCTTCCCACGCACCCGCAAACGGGCGTGGACATTAAAGCCCTGAAGTCCGTCGTTAAAAACATTAACCTGTGTTTGCTGGTGTCCAATTTCAGCACACCGCTGGGCTGCTGCATGCCGGATGAACATAAAAAGGAAGTGGTAACATTGCTGGAACAGCACCATGTTCCGCTGATAGAAGATGACCTGTACAGCGATTTGTACTTTGGCCCTTCACGGCCGGTTTCCTGTAAGACGTTCGACAAAACCGGCAACGTATTATGGTGCGGCTCCGTTTCCAAAACACTGGCGCCGGGGTACCGTGTGGGATGGGTGGCGCCGGGCCGCTACAAAGAACAGGTGCTCCGGCTGAAATATGTACATATGCTGGCCAATCCCACGCTGACGCAGGAAGCTACCGCCCTGTTCCTGGAGAGCGGCGGTTATGATCTCCATCTGCGCAAACTAAGGGACACGCTTTATACTAACTACCTTCACTATACGAATACCATTGCGGCCCATTTCCCGGAAGGCACGCGGATATCAAGGCCGCAGGGCGGGCTGTCGCTCTGGGTGGAACTGCGCAAGGGTATTGATACGGTGGAGCTGTACGAACAGGCCATTCGGCAAAAGATCAGTATTGCACCGGGACGGATGTTTACCCTGCAGCCACAGTTTGACAACTGTCTGCGGTTATCGTTTGGCCTGCCCTGGTCGGAACAGCTGCAACGGAAGTTGCAACAGCTGGGCAGGATCGCGTGTAACTTATAG
- a CDS encoding GNAT family N-acetyltransferase → MINQLEIKTGLENMDLTAIHQFLKNDSYWAKGISYELVKASLENSYCMGAFLDNKQIGFARVITDYNTFGWLADVFVLPAYRGQGVSKSMMRFLTDQQWVGRLRRLMLNTLDAHELYRSYGFTAPNNAALLMEVYRPDVHLKSAQFFTGEEYTAS, encoded by the coding sequence ATGATCAATCAATTGGAGATTAAGACAGGTTTGGAGAATATGGACCTTACCGCCATCCACCAGTTCCTGAAGAACGATTCCTACTGGGCAAAAGGGATCTCTTATGAATTAGTGAAAGCGTCGCTGGAAAATTCTTATTGCATGGGGGCGTTTCTGGATAACAAACAGATAGGGTTTGCCCGCGTTATCACTGACTACAACACGTTTGGCTGGCTGGCCGACGTATTTGTACTACCGGCTTACCGCGGTCAGGGCGTTTCCAAAAGTATGATGCGGTTCCTGACAGATCAGCAATGGGTAGGCAGGTTGCGCCGCCTGATGCTGAATACGCTGGACGCACACGAGTTGTACAGGAGCTATGGTTTTACAGCGCCCAATAACGCAGCGTTGCTCATGGAGGTATACCGGCCGGACGTGCATCTTAAATCTGCACAGTTTTTTACCGGCGAAGAATACACGGCATCCTGA